From Nitrospira sp., the proteins below share one genomic window:
- the eno gene encoding phosphopyruvate hydratase gives MSSIVDIKGRQIVDSRGNPTVEAEVTLESGAVGRAAVPSGASTGEKEAIELRDGDKKRWMGKGVSKAVANISKVISPELLGREALDQAGIDHAMIALDGTKTKGKLGANAILGVSLAVAKAAANETGQPLYRYLGGTNARVLPVPLMNIINGGAHADNRLDLQEFMIMPVGAKTFSEALRMATEVFHTLKGILKKKGLNTAVGDEGGFAPDLQSNEEALSLISQAIEDAGYKTGKDIALALDCAASELYDKGRYTLEAEKNPERSSEEMVSYYSKLLDRYPILSIEDGLSELDWKGWKTLTEKLGKRVQLVGDDIFVTNVEIFAKGIKEGIGNSILIKLNQIGTLTETLDAIELAKRSGYTAIISHRSGETEDTTIADVAVAMNTGLIKTGSLSRTDRIAKYNQLLRIEEELGRTAVYLGREAVPGRL, from the coding sequence ATGAGTTCGATTGTAGACATTAAGGGCAGGCAGATTGTTGACTCACGTGGAAATCCTACGGTTGAAGCAGAGGTGACGCTGGAGAGCGGCGCGGTTGGCCGGGCGGCGGTGCCGTCTGGCGCGTCGACCGGTGAAAAGGAAGCGATCGAGCTGCGTGATGGCGATAAAAAGCGCTGGATGGGGAAAGGCGTTTCCAAAGCTGTGGCGAATATCAGCAAAGTCATCTCGCCAGAACTGTTGGGGCGAGAGGCGCTTGATCAGGCCGGCATCGATCACGCCATGATTGCGCTGGATGGGACGAAGACCAAAGGCAAACTGGGAGCGAATGCGATTCTCGGTGTGTCGCTGGCTGTGGCCAAGGCGGCGGCGAATGAAACGGGGCAGCCGCTCTACCGGTATCTGGGTGGCACGAATGCCCGAGTGTTGCCGGTGCCGCTGATGAACATCATCAACGGCGGCGCGCATGCCGATAATCGGCTGGATCTGCAAGAGTTCATGATCATGCCGGTCGGCGCGAAGACGTTCAGCGAGGCGCTGCGCATGGCGACGGAAGTGTTTCACACATTGAAGGGCATCTTGAAGAAGAAGGGGCTCAATACGGCGGTGGGCGATGAGGGCGGATTTGCGCCGGATTTGCAGTCGAATGAAGAGGCGCTCAGTCTCATCTCGCAAGCGATCGAGGATGCGGGTTACAAGACGGGGAAGGATATCGCCCTCGCCTTGGACTGCGCCGCGAGTGAGCTGTACGACAAGGGCCGGTATACCCTGGAAGCGGAAAAGAATCCGGAGCGCTCCTCGGAAGAGATGGTCAGTTATTACAGCAAATTGTTGGACCGGTATCCCATCCTTTCCATCGAGGACGGGTTGAGTGAGTTGGATTGGAAGGGTTGGAAGACGCTCACCGAGAAGCTGGGCAAGCGCGTCCAGCTCGTCGGCGACGATATTTTCGTCACGAACGTGGAGATCTTTGCCAAGGGCATCAAGGAAGGCATCGGCAACTCGATTCTCATCAAGTTGAACCAGATCGGGACGCTGACGGAAACCTTGGATGCGATCGAACTGGCCAAGCGGTCCGGCTATACGGCAATCATCTCGCATCGGTCCGGCGAGACTGAGGATACGACGATTGCGGATGTGGCCGTGGCGATGAACACGGGCTTGATCAAGACCGGCTCGCTGTCTCGTACCGACCGGATTGCGAAGTACAATCAGTTGTTGCGGATCGAGGAAGAACTGGGGCGCACGGCGGTGTATCTTGGCCGAGAAGCGGTGCCTGGACGTCTCTAA
- the gatB gene encoding Asp-tRNA(Asn)/Glu-tRNA(Gln) amidotransferase subunit GatB: MNYEVVIGVEVHAQLRTKSKLFCGCGTTFGLSPNSQTCPVCLGLPGTLPVINRAAVEMAVRAGLALNCTIGTNNRFARKNYFYPDLPKGYQISQYEAPICEHGWIEIAAGETTKRVRIRRAHLEEDAGKNVHETGTSGSRVDLNRAGTPLLEIVTEPDMGSADEVVAYLKGLRDVLMYLDVCDGNMDEGSFRCEPNLSLRPVGQKEFGTKVELKNINSFKFVKDAIEYEVKRHTKVLNEGGKIRQETRLWNLERGETAVMRSKEEAHDYRYFPDPDLVPLKLDPKWVEGFRSSVPEMPVARLKRFVSEFGLPDYDAGLLTASKGLADYFEASVKLFNQPKTVSNWVMGELTRELNTSGTDVSASPVSPERLVSLLELVDKGTISLKVAREIFPELYSSGKTPEQIVQEKGLTQVSDEGALEAIIDDVLAKSSAQVAQFKEGKPQVVGFLVGQVMKASGGKANPGKVNELLKKKLSR; encoded by the coding sequence ATGAACTACGAAGTTGTCATTGGGGTCGAAGTGCATGCGCAGTTGCGGACGAAGTCCAAGCTGTTCTGTGGGTGCGGGACCACGTTTGGGTTGTCCCCGAACAGTCAGACTTGCCCGGTCTGTCTGGGGCTGCCGGGCACCTTGCCCGTCATCAATCGCGCGGCGGTTGAAATGGCGGTCCGTGCCGGGCTGGCGCTGAACTGCACGATCGGAACGAACAACCGCTTTGCGCGGAAGAATTATTTCTACCCCGATTTGCCCAAGGGCTATCAGATTTCACAGTACGAAGCGCCGATCTGCGAACATGGCTGGATCGAGATTGCCGCCGGCGAGACGACAAAGCGTGTGCGCATCCGCCGCGCACATCTTGAGGAAGACGCCGGAAAGAATGTGCATGAGACAGGTACCAGCGGCAGCCGCGTGGATCTCAATCGTGCCGGGACGCCGCTGCTGGAAATCGTCACCGAGCCGGATATGGGCTCGGCGGATGAAGTGGTGGCCTATCTCAAGGGGCTGCGCGATGTGCTGATGTATCTCGATGTGTGCGACGGCAACATGGACGAAGGCAGTTTCCGTTGCGAGCCGAATCTCTCGCTCCGTCCGGTGGGGCAGAAGGAGTTCGGCACCAAGGTCGAGTTGAAGAATATCAATTCCTTTAAGTTTGTGAAGGATGCGATCGAGTATGAAGTGAAGCGGCACACCAAGGTGCTGAATGAAGGCGGCAAGATCCGGCAGGAGACGCGTCTCTGGAATCTTGAGCGTGGCGAAACGGCCGTGATGCGTTCAAAAGAAGAGGCGCATGATTACCGCTATTTCCCGGATCCCGATCTCGTTCCGCTGAAACTCGATCCGAAGTGGGTCGAAGGTTTCCGGAGCTCGGTGCCGGAAATGCCGGTGGCGCGGCTCAAGCGCTTCGTGAGCGAATTCGGGTTGCCGGATTACGATGCGGGTTTGTTGACCGCCTCGAAGGGCCTTGCCGACTATTTTGAAGCCTCTGTGAAGCTCTTCAATCAGCCCAAGACGGTCAGCAATTGGGTGATGGGGGAGCTGACGCGGGAGTTGAACACGTCCGGAACCGACGTGAGCGCGTCGCCGGTCTCCCCGGAGCGGCTGGTTAGTTTGTTGGAGCTGGTGGACAAAGGCACGATCAGTCTGAAAGTGGCGCGCGAGATTTTCCCTGAACTGTACAGCAGCGGGAAGACGCCGGAGCAGATCGTTCAAGAGAAGGGCCTCACGCAGGTCTCCGATGAAGGGGCTCTGGAAGCAATCATCGATGACGTGCTGGCCAAAAGCTCGGCGCAGGTGGCGCAGTTCAAAGAAGGCAAACCGCAGGTGGTTGGTTTTCTGGTCGGGCAGGTGATGAAGGCGAGCGGCGGCAAGGCCAATCCAGGCAAGGTCAATGAGTTGCTGAAGAAGAAATTGAGCCGTTAG
- a CDS encoding YtxH domain-containing protein, protein MADDRGASTAAVILAFVSGAALGAVAALLLAPQSGRESREQLRGYARRAEENLRDLASRAGETFEEAVDQGKEFVEAKKSVLREAVEAGREAMQRERDRARGEEQG, encoded by the coding sequence ATGGCGGATGATCGCGGAGCCTCAACCGCAGCAGTGATATTGGCATTTGTGAGTGGCGCGGCCCTGGGAGCGGTTGCGGCGCTCTTGTTGGCGCCCCAGTCCGGCCGGGAGTCCCGCGAGCAGCTTCGGGGCTACGCGCGCCGGGCGGAGGAGAATTTGCGCGATTTGGCGAGCCGGGCCGGCGAGACATTCGAAGAGGCGGTCGATCAGGGGAAAGAATTTGTCGAAGCGAAAAAGTCGGTGCTGCGCGAGGCGGTCGAGGCGGGCCGTGAGGCGATGCAGCGCGAACGGGATCGCGCGCGTGGCGAGGAACAAGGCTGA
- a CDS encoding DUF948 domain-containing protein gives MTMIEIAALVVALAFAVLVGYLVPVLIQVRKTVAESEQLLEKMNTDLPPLIAELRVMSQNVNDLAGQVRGGVEHAAVLLHAVGEVGESVQQVHDVVRGSGGTLLTNVASMVAGFKAASQVVRERWRGEGDHHNGG, from the coding sequence ATGACCATGATTGAAATCGCTGCTCTTGTGGTTGCGCTGGCTTTTGCGGTGTTGGTGGGCTATCTGGTGCCGGTCTTGATCCAGGTGCGGAAGACCGTGGCTGAGTCCGAACAGTTGCTGGAGAAAATGAATACGGATCTGCCGCCGCTGATCGCGGAACTGCGTGTCATGAGCCAGAACGTGAACGACCTGGCGGGGCAGGTGCGCGGCGGGGTCGAGCATGCGGCGGTGCTGCTCCATGCGGTTGGTGAAGTGGGGGAGTCGGTGCAGCAGGTGCATGATGTGGTGCGCGGCTCGGGCGGCACACTGTTGACCAACGTGGCGAGCATGGTCGCGGGCTTCAAGGCCGCGTCGCAGGTGGTGCGTGAACGGTGGCGAGGGGAAGGAGACCATCACAATGGCGGATGA